One segment of Acidobacteriota bacterium DNA contains the following:
- a CDS encoding DNA mismatch repair protein MutS has protein sequence MGDFQSHRESETPHAAVEHAAVEYTRRRERFRRLEEAATQRSLRLSWARLAVFLAGVACLAVTLFYGGGLQTAGYLGAAVALIVFMILVRVHGRVIRRQRRWASLVRVNEHALLRLKRDWAALPEPPRLVPPTSSAAATVRDLDLFGPASVAQLLGAVGTPPGRETLGRWLTRGAASEVLAQRQRAVAELAPRLGFRQRLEALAAELVELAPEPEKFVAWAEDRPWLGARPALRLASFALPVISLGLLVAGIATPLPLHFWLISLVLNLGFSFAVHGPIHDAFARVSVRGGELAFYGRIFEHLLRLPGTGASRESALAPYREALVGRGTAVDREMDRLDRLVQLSDLRLSMMHPVVEALCLWDFHVLHRMERWQRRVGPQVRKWFQVLGEVEVLAAFAGLLHDEPGWCFPVVDAAGPLELRGRELGHPLLAAEDRVCNTVTVGPPGSFLLVTGSNMSGKSTLLRALGVNAVLAQAGAPVCASEWVMPPLRLGTSIRVEDSLARGTSFFMAELERLKEVVDAAEGSTPLLYLLDEILRGTNSAERQIAVRKVLEHLLAAGAIGAVSTHDLELAAAEELRDAAVPVHFRETLHPPGVEPAMTFDYQLRPGIATTTNALRLLELVGLTARPPAPSGR, from the coding sequence ATGGGGGATTTTCAATCACACAGAGAGTCTGAGACGCCGCACGCCGCGGTCGAGCATGCCGCGGTGGAGTACACCCGGCGGCGGGAGCGCTTTCGTCGTCTCGAGGAGGCGGCGACGCAGCGGTCCTTGCGGCTGTCGTGGGCCCGGTTGGCGGTGTTTCTCGCCGGCGTGGCTTGCCTGGCGGTGACTCTGTTTTATGGCGGGGGGCTGCAGACCGCCGGGTACCTGGGCGCGGCGGTGGCGCTGATCGTGTTCATGATTTTGGTGCGGGTCCACGGGCGGGTGATTCGCCGCCAGCGGCGGTGGGCCTCCCTGGTGCGGGTCAACGAGCATGCGCTGCTGCGGCTGAAGCGGGATTGGGCGGCTTTGCCGGAGCCGCCGCGGCTGGTGCCACCGACGTCTTCGGCGGCTGCTACGGTACGGGATCTGGACCTCTTCGGGCCGGCTTCCGTGGCACAGCTGCTGGGGGCGGTGGGGACGCCGCCGGGGCGCGAGACCCTGGGTCGCTGGTTGACCCGCGGGGCCGCTTCGGAGGTGCTGGCCCAACGCCAGCGGGCGGTGGCGGAGCTGGCGCCGCGGCTGGGCTTCCGGCAACGGCTGGAGGCTTTGGCGGCGGAGCTGGTGGAGCTGGCGCCGGAGCCGGAGAAGTTCGTCGCCTGGGCCGAGGACCGGCCGTGGCTCGGCGCGCGCCCGGCTCTACGGCTGGCGTCCTTCGCGTTGCCGGTGATCTCCCTGGGGCTCCTGGTGGCCGGTATCGCCACGCCCCTACCGCTGCATTTCTGGCTGATTTCCCTGGTCCTCAATCTCGGTTTCAGCTTCGCCGTCCACGGTCCGATCCACGATGCCTTCGCCCGGGTGTCGGTGCGCGGTGGCGAGCTCGCCTTCTACGGCCGGATCTTCGAGCATCTGCTGCGGCTGCCCGGTACCGGCGCTTCCCGGGAGTCCGCGCTGGCTCCCTATCGAGAGGCCTTGGTGGGGAGGGGCACGGCGGTGGACCGGGAGATGGACCGCCTCGACCGGCTGGTGCAGCTCTCGGATCTCCGGCTGTCCATGATGCATCCGGTGGTGGAAGCGCTGTGCCTGTGGGACTTTCACGTGCTCCACCGCATGGAGCGCTGGCAGCGTCGGGTGGGCCCGCAGGTTCGGAAGTGGTTCCAGGTGCTCGGAGAGGTGGAGGTGCTCGCCGCCTTTGCCGGTCTGCTCCACGACGAGCCGGGGTGGTGTTTCCCGGTGGTGGACGCCGCTGGCCCATTGGAGCTGCGGGGCCGGGAGCTGGGCCATCCGCTCTTGGCCGCCGAGGATCGGGTGTGCAACACCGTGACGGTGGGGCCGCCGGGAAGCTTCCTGCTGGTCACCGGCTCCAACATGTCGGGCAAGAGCACCCTGCTGCGCGCCCTGGGAGTCAACGCCGTCCTCGCCCAGGCGGGGGCGCCGGTGTGTGCTTCGGAGTGGGTGATGCCGCCGCTTCGGCTGGGCACGAGCATTCGGGTGGAGGATTCCCTCGCCCGGGGGACCTCGTTCTTCATGGCCGAGCTGGAACGGCTCAAGGAGGTGGTGGACGCTGCCGAGGGCTCGACGCCGCTGCTCTACCTCCTCGACGAGATCCTCCGCGGCACCAACTCCGCGGAGCGCCAGATCGCCGTGCGCAAGGTGCTGGAGCATCTGCTGGCGGCGGGAGCCATCGGTGCGGTCTCCACCCACGATCTGGAGCTGGCGGCAGCGGAGGAATTGCGCGACGCCGCGGTGCCGGTACATTTTCGCGAGACCCTCCATCCCCCCGGCGTGGAGCCCGCCATGACCTTCGACTACCAGCTGCGGCCGGGCATCGCCACTACCACCAACGCGCTGCGATTGCTGGAGCTGGTGGGCTTGACCGCCAGGCCCCCGGCTCCGTCCGGCCGCTAG
- a CDS encoding glycosyltransferase family 39 protein, whose translation MPFQQRTPSAADPTADLAPDLAADREAPVLQAPAQPLRRHPGRVLPWPADALPEPDRRGAGALAVRRLMALLVRVFPWLWLAAALGILGYGIFQQPLIDPDEGRNAEVAREMLADGHYLLPELNGLPFLDKPFFVFALAAEAMRWLGPTPGAARLPSLVFGLATVLLTAWFARRLWGPREAWIAGLAAASTPLTLVYARTVIFDSVLTFFIVLAIVSFHQLLEQGAGSPQRRYWLAMAWGAMALGTMTKGPVAVVVPLLIAIPYGALRRDARAMWRPVGWGVFLAAVLPWLLFMERAVPGFLHYALITETWLRMTTPELQRTGPIWYFAGVGLVGAMPWSWVALGGVGRRWGRDWSSSWTLVALWVLLPLLFFTLSQSKRPQYILPVVPAIALMVAGLWKQRDGRRTLPGARLAALAWAVTGSGLGAVALGWVDVGAAAELQPLIPLTAAGLAVAAWSGALVTWWGASSQRWAAVGLSLPLMMLPLISQPLLMAVARDRSAGELALAIEAAAGPQAEVIGVEALPQSLPFYLGRPVAVASSDGHPIKSTYLERSFEYWVSRETPTVRPLSWWRQTLSTCTGSQVFVVKSGAEGFRRQLEEASMPLILDDGRFAAYGPCRAASSG comes from the coding sequence ATGCCTTTCCAGCAGCGAACTCCCTCCGCCGCCGACCCCACCGCTGATCTAGCCCCCGATCTCGCCGCCGACCGGGAGGCCCCCGTTTTGCAGGCTCCTGCCCAGCCGCTCCGGCGGCATCCGGGGCGGGTCCTGCCGTGGCCGGCGGATGCCCTACCGGAGCCCGATCGTCGAGGAGCCGGGGCCCTGGCTGTCCGGAGGCTCATGGCCCTTCTCGTCCGGGTCTTTCCCTGGCTGTGGTTGGCTGCGGCTCTTGGCATTCTCGGCTATGGCATCTTTCAACAGCCCCTCATCGATCCCGACGAGGGGCGCAACGCCGAGGTGGCTCGGGAGATGTTGGCGGACGGCCACTACCTCCTGCCGGAGCTCAACGGGCTCCCCTTTTTGGACAAGCCATTCTTCGTCTTCGCCCTGGCCGCAGAGGCCATGCGTTGGTTGGGGCCGACCCCCGGGGCGGCCCGCCTCCCATCCTTGGTCTTTGGACTGGCCACGGTGTTGTTGACCGCCTGGTTCGCTCGCCGGCTTTGGGGGCCGCGGGAGGCCTGGATCGCTGGCCTGGCCGCCGCCTCTACGCCCCTGACCCTGGTCTACGCCCGGACGGTGATCTTCGACAGCGTTCTCACCTTCTTCATCGTGCTGGCCATCGTCTCTTTCCACCAGCTCCTCGAGCAGGGCGCTGGCTCTCCACAGCGAAGATATTGGCTGGCCATGGCCTGGGGCGCCATGGCCTTGGGCACCATGACCAAGGGGCCGGTCGCGGTGGTGGTGCCGTTGTTGATAGCGATTCCCTACGGTGCCTTGCGCCGAGATGCCCGAGCGATGTGGCGTCCCGTGGGGTGGGGAGTGTTCCTCGCGGCGGTGCTTCCATGGCTGCTGTTCATGGAACGGGCGGTGCCGGGCTTCCTGCACTATGCCCTGATCACCGAGACCTGGTTGCGCATGACCACTCCAGAGCTTCAGCGGACCGGGCCGATCTGGTATTTCGCCGGGGTGGGGCTGGTCGGGGCGATGCCCTGGTCGTGGGTGGCCCTCGGGGGCGTTGGGCGCCGGTGGGGCCGGGACTGGAGCAGCTCCTGGACGCTGGTGGCCTTGTGGGTGTTGCTGCCGCTGCTCTTCTTCACCCTCTCCCAGTCCAAGCGGCCGCAATACATCTTGCCGGTAGTGCCGGCCATTGCGCTGATGGTGGCGGGGCTCTGGAAGCAGAGGGACGGGCGACGGACGCTGCCCGGAGCGCGGTTGGCTGCGCTGGCTTGGGCAGTGACGGGGAGTGGGCTGGGGGCCGTGGCCCTGGGATGGGTGGATGTGGGAGCAGCAGCGGAGCTCCAGCCGTTGATTCCTCTCACTGCCGCCGGGCTGGCGGTGGCGGCCTGGAGTGGAGCCTTGGTGACCTGGTGGGGAGCTTCGAGCCAACGGTGGGCGGCGGTGGGCCTCAGCCTGCCGTTGATGATGTTGCCGTTGATCAGCCAGCCGCTGCTCATGGCGGTGGCCCGGGACCGCTCCGCCGGGGAGCTGGCGCTGGCCATCGAGGCCGCGGCGGGCCCCCAGGCGGAAGTCATCGGAGTCGAGGCGTTGCCCCAAAGCCTGCCGTTCTATTTGGGCCGGCCGGTGGCGGTGGCGAGCTCCGACGGCCATCCCATCAAGAGCACCTATTTGGAGCGTAGCTTTGAGTATTGGGTGAGTCGCGAGACACCCACCGTCCGCCCGCTGTCCTGGTGGCGGCAGACTCTCTCGACCTGCACCGGTTCCCAGGTCTTCGTGGTCAAGAGTGGAGCGGAAGGCTTCCGCCGCCAGTTGGAGGAGGCGTCGATGCCGCTGATTCTGGATGATGGACGCTTTGCGGCTTACGGTCCCTGCCGGGCGGCGTCGAGCGGTTGA
- a CDS encoding MgtC/SapB family protein, with protein MTFLELELGTIVGHLVSLALAFVFALPVAWDRERSSRGMGLRTYPLVAMGSAALVLMAQVVLEGHPETQARILQGLITGIGFLGGGAIVKNGTEVKGLATAATLWSTALVGAAVAYSRYEIALALSVANFCVIRFLRPLKDELNEADGTEEEERAS; from the coding sequence ATGACGTTCCTCGAACTCGAATTGGGCACCATTGTAGGCCATCTGGTGAGCCTCGCACTGGCCTTCGTCTTCGCCTTGCCGGTGGCCTGGGATCGAGAGCGTTCGAGCCGCGGCATGGGTTTGAGGACCTATCCTCTGGTGGCCATGGGCAGCGCCGCGTTGGTGCTGATGGCTCAGGTGGTGCTCGAAGGGCACCCCGAGACCCAGGCTCGGATTCTCCAGGGCCTGATCACCGGCATCGGCTTCTTGGGCGGCGGCGCCATCGTCAAGAACGGCACCGAGGTCAAGGGCCTGGCGACGGCGGCGACGCTGTGGAGCACGGCGCTGGTCGGGGCAGCGGTAGCCTATAGCCGGTACGAGATCGCGCTGGCGCTGAGCGTGGCAAATTTCTGTGTCATCCGTTTTCTACGGCCGCTCAAAGACGAGCTCAATGAAGCGGATGGCACCGAGGAGGAGGAGAGGGCCTCATAG
- a CDS encoding DUF2911 domain-containing protein — protein MQRALYGLKICVLTLLAVALVPVVQPSDVEAQDLHESRRPSPMGMARTHVGDDYLRVVYSRPYLRGRENIFGTEESGALVPFGKVWRTGANEGTEITATGDMMVGDDTLPAGTYTLFTVPGPDSWTVHFNSKLGFNGTFMRNPETGKFENAFDTANDVVTYTATPTSLEEAVDQMTFSFEEVEGGTHLVLQWANTEVRVPFKPAG, from the coding sequence ATGCAGCGAGCATTGTACGGTTTGAAGATCTGTGTGTTGACCTTGTTGGCGGTGGCTCTGGTGCCGGTGGTGCAACCCTCCGACGTCGAGGCCCAGGACCTGCACGAGAGCCGGCGGCCCAGCCCCATGGGTATGGCCCGCACCCACGTCGGTGACGACTATCTGCGGGTGGTCTACAGCCGTCCCTACCTGCGCGGCCGGGAGAACATCTTCGGCACCGAGGAGAGTGGCGCCCTGGTGCCCTTCGGCAAGGTGTGGCGTACCGGCGCCAACGAGGGCACGGAGATCACCGCCACCGGTGACATGATGGTGGGTGACGACACCCTCCCCGCCGGCACCTACACCCTCTTCACCGTCCCCGGGCCGGATTCCTGGACGGTGCATTTCAACTCCAAGCTGGGCTTCAACGGCACCTTCATGCGCAACCCGGAGACCGGGAAGTTCGAGAACGCCTTCGACACCGCCAACGACGTGGTGACCTACACCGCGACGCCCACCTCGCTGGAGGAGGCGGTGGATCAGATGACCTTCTCCTTCGAAGAGGTCGAGGGTGGCACCCACCTTGTCCTGCAGTGGGCCAACACCGAGGTGCGAGTCCCCTTCAAGCCCGCCGGCTGA
- a CDS encoding alkaline phosphatase family protein → MQSSATDNGDSIRETPKAAGVYRLLSPLAPAVLLLLAACLQPATPGPSGPGNSQVASPPAGTPKLILFLVIDQGSYPQIERFRPLLTGGLARLLEEGISFTAMHHDHAITSTAPGHATLATGVPPSGHGVVANGWFDRESGEWIEAVEHGDGEASPGNLEASSLGDWLQEAYPEAKVFTASGKDRGAIFTGGRGADAAFWFDRETGRWITSPYYLETTPTWLDDFHRRRSLHRWFGTSWTPLPETEAMVGTLGVESVDFRPIEESFPHPLGRPTLVPGESFYRGVYGSPFADAYLAEFALAMLEGEELGADGIPDLLGLSFSAMDAVGHGFGPDSPEFLDTLLRLDRTLGELLEAIDQRVGLGHTLISLSSDHGVMPMPELLRQRGDQEAGRIGVEESLCVHRAGAALEEKLGPGSWVRSGFYLDRRALDAAGIDRREVEKWLRRRLEACPNVQRVWTASELQSFLADGSLEAPTEPGTEEHFRRLYAHSFDPERSADLLVQLRPKILASSAIANHTGPYPYDTHVPWILLLPEDLPALGDKSGKKIEGGEISEAVRTLDVAPTLAGLLGLTVPASVAGRDLRELLDGAQPLDAARQGP, encoded by the coding sequence ATGCAAAGCTCAGCGACAGATAATGGTGACAGCATTCGCGAGACACCGAAGGCTGCTGGAGTATACCGCCTGCTCTCCCCACTGGCTCCCGCCGTCCTGCTCTTGCTGGCCGCGTGCCTGCAGCCGGCCACGCCCGGGCCCTCGGGTCCCGGCAACTCCCAAGTAGCCTCTCCCCCCGCCGGTACCCCCAAACTGATTCTCTTCCTGGTCATCGATCAGGGCTCCTACCCCCAGATCGAGCGCTTTCGCCCTCTCCTCACCGGGGGCCTGGCACGGCTGCTGGAAGAAGGCATCTCCTTCACCGCCATGCACCACGACCACGCCATCACCTCCACCGCCCCGGGCCACGCCACCCTCGCTACCGGCGTTCCCCCCTCTGGTCACGGTGTCGTAGCCAACGGTTGGTTCGACCGCGAGTCCGGGGAGTGGATCGAGGCCGTGGAGCATGGAGACGGAGAGGCCTCCCCCGGCAACCTCGAGGCCAGCTCGTTGGGAGACTGGTTGCAGGAAGCCTACCCCGAAGCCAAGGTCTTCACCGCCAGCGGCAAGGACCGGGGAGCGATCTTCACCGGCGGACGGGGCGCCGACGCCGCCTTCTGGTTCGACCGCGAGACCGGCCGCTGGATCACCTCGCCCTATTACTTAGAGACGACGCCGACCTGGCTGGACGACTTCCACCGGCGTCGGAGCCTTCACCGCTGGTTCGGCACCAGCTGGACACCGTTACCGGAGACCGAAGCGATGGTGGGTACCTTGGGGGTCGAGTCGGTGGACTTCCGGCCCATCGAGGAGAGCTTTCCCCATCCCCTGGGAAGGCCCACCCTGGTGCCCGGGGAGAGCTTCTACCGCGGCGTCTACGGCTCGCCCTTCGCCGATGCCTACCTGGCGGAATTCGCCCTGGCGATGCTCGAGGGCGAGGAGCTGGGCGCCGATGGCATCCCGGATCTACTGGGGCTCTCCTTTTCCGCCATGGACGCCGTGGGGCACGGCTTCGGCCCCGACAGCCCGGAGTTCCTCGACACGCTCCTGCGCCTCGATCGCACCCTGGGGGAGCTGCTGGAGGCCATCGACCAGCGGGTGGGGCTGGGGCACACTCTGATCTCTCTGAGCTCGGACCACGGCGTCATGCCCATGCCGGAGCTGCTGCGCCAGCGCGGTGACCAGGAGGCCGGACGCATCGGCGTCGAGGAGAGCCTGTGCGTACACCGGGCCGGCGCCGCCCTGGAAGAGAAGCTCGGACCGGGCTCGTGGGTGCGTTCGGGCTTCTACCTCGACCGCCGGGCGCTGGACGCCGCCGGCATCGACCGCCGAGAGGTGGAGAAGTGGTTGCGCCGGCGGCTGGAAGCATGCCCCAACGTTCAGCGGGTGTGGACCGCGTCGGAGCTCCAGAGCTTCTTGGCCGACGGCTCCCTCGAAGCACCGACGGAACCGGGAACCGAGGAGCATTTCCGACGCCTCTACGCCCACAGCTTCGACCCGGAGCGCAGCGCCGACCTCCTCGTCCAGCTACGGCCCAAGATCCTCGCCAGCTCCGCCATCGCCAACCACACCGGTCCCTACCCCTACGACACCCACGTGCCCTGGATCCTGCTGCTGCCGGAGGACCTACCGGCCCTGGGCGACAAGAGCGGGAAGAAGATCGAGGGCGGCGAGATCTCCGAGGCCGTCCGTACCCTCGACGTCGCCCCCACCCTCGCCGGCCTGCTGGGTCTGACCGTGCCGGCGAGCGTGGCAGGAAGAGACCTCCGGGAGCTGCTGGACGGAGCTCAACCGCTCGACGCCGCCCGGCAGGGACCGTAA